One Accipiter gentilis chromosome 25, bAccGen1.1, whole genome shotgun sequence genomic region harbors:
- the PTGER2 gene encoding prostaglandin E2 receptor EP2 subtype, with translation MNGTGRGSCERGGALPAGVRPLVSALMFSAGLLGNLLALGLLLRCRRGSRNRQPSLFHVLVLALVVTDLLGTCSVSPFVLASYHRNRTLTALAQGGRICLYFGFAMSFFGLATMLILFAMALERCLALGRPYFYERFLSPRTGLVALPAIYTFSAAFCSLPLVGFGRYVQYCPGTWCFIQMHLDYLRHNGGREASGSDITFSLLYATLLLFLILSVLLCNLSVIANLARMHRRGQKTRRLATLEQPRAAGSCGRRMLSMAEEIDHLLLLSIMTITFVICSLPFTIRAYMNKFSEAEDNHSWDLLALRFLSINSIVDPWVFAILRPPVLRFMRSVLCCQVTPASQDRRTPSPAKTKLAARLDPGGQ, from the exons atgAACGGGACGGGCCGGGGGTCGTGCGAACGCGGCGGAGCTCTACCGGCCGGGGTCCGACCCCTGGTCAGCGCCCTGATGTTCTCCGCCGGGCTCCTGGGCAATCTGTTGGCCCTGGGGTTGTTGTTACGTTGCCGGCGCGGTTCCCGCAACCGTCAGCCTTCGCTTTTCCACGTCCTGGTGCTGGCCCTGGTTGTCACCGATCTGCTGGGCACCTGCTCCGTCAGCCCCTTCGTCCTGGCTTCCTATCACCGCAACCGCACCCTGACCGCCCTCGCCCAAGGAGGACGCATCTGCCTCTATTTCGGCTTCGCCATGAGCTTCTTCGGCCTCGCCACCATGCTCATCCTCTTCGCCATGGCGCTGGAGCGATGCCTGGCCCTGGGGCGGCCTTACTTCTACGAGCGCTTTCTCAGCCCCCGCACGGGCTTGGTCGCCCTGCCCGCTATCTACACCTTCTCCGCCGCCTTCTGCTCCTTGCCGCTGGTGGGCTTCGGGCGGTACGTGCAGTATTGCCCCGGCACCTGGTGCTTCATCCAGATGCACCTGGACTACCTCCGGCACAACGGCGGCAGGGAGGCGTCCGGGTCGGACATCACCTTCTCGCTTCTTTACGCcaccctgctcctcttcctcatcctctccGTGCTGCTCTGCAACCTCAGCGTCATCGCCAACCTGGCCCGCATGCATCGCCGCGGGCAGAAGACCCGCCGGCTGGCCACCCTCGAGCAGCCCCGGGCGGCCGGCAGCTGCGGCCGGCGCATGTTGTCCATGGCCGAAGAGATCgaccatctcctcctcctctccatcaTGACCATCACCTTCGTCATCTGCTCCCTGCCGTTCACG ATCCGCGCCTACATGAACAAGTTCAGCGAGGCGGAGGACAACCACAGCTGGGACCTCCTAGCCCTGAGATTCCTCTCCATTAATTCCATCGTCGACCCTTGGGTCTTCGCCATCCTGAGGCCGCCGGTCCTGCGGTTCATGCGCTCGGTGCTGTGCTGCCAGGTGACCCCCGCGAGCCAGGACAGACGGACTCCGTCCCCCGCAAAGACAAAACTGGCAGCACGGCTGGACCCCGGTGGGCAGTAG
- the PTGDR gene encoding prostaglandin D2 receptor: METEGYRCRSSRYIESGQSAVPGSVLFAAGLLGNVLALLLLGQHRRRSRSPGGRPPRVSAFYVLVSGLAVTDLLGKCLLSPIVLAAYAYNRSLSELGPGGRGEGEPGVLCQLFAFLMAFFGLAPTLLLLAMALECWLSLGHPYFYRRHLTRRLGAASVPAAAGLCALFCALPLLGFGVPMQYCPGTWCFIRMAGGGPRQLAFPVLYASLMGLLVLAIGACNVSSMRHLYGMARRQPRRGPPPATAPRMEELDHLILLGLMTVLFTICSLPLIIRAYMGAFAADFNEDADLSALRFLSVNSIVDPWVFIIFRTSVFRTFVRRVCRRLNSRKATLKGPDLGGDNQFCPLGWRRTDPPQRGFP, encoded by the exons ATGGAGACGGAGGGTTACCGGTGCCGTAGCAGCCGGTACATCGAAAGCGGACAGTCGGCGGTGCCCGGTTCGGTGCTGTTCGCCGCCGGGCTCTTGGGTAACGTGTTGGCGTTACTGCTGCTGGGTCAGCACCGACGGCGTTCCCGCTCTCCCGGTGGTCGCCCGCCGCGGGTCTCCGCTTTCTACGTGCTGGTGAGCGGGTTGGCCGTTACCGACCTGCTGGGCAAGTGTTTGCTCAGCCCCATCGTGCTGGCCGCCTACGCTTACAACCGCAGCCTCAGCGAACTGGGACCCGGCGGGCGCGGCGAAGGCGAGCCGGGCGTCCTCTGCCAGCTCTTCGCCTTCCTCATGGCCTTCTTTGGGCTGGCCCCCACCCTACTGCTGCTGGCCATGGCGTTGGAGTGTTGGCTCTCTCTGGGGCATCCCTACTTCTATCGACGGCATCTCACCCGGAGGTTGGGTGCCGCCTCGgtgccggcggcggccgggctcTGCGCCCTTTTCTGCGCCTTGCCGCTGCTGGGTTTCGGGGTGCCCATGCAGTACTGCCCGGGGACGTGGTGTTTCATCCGCATGGCCGGCGGTGGCCCGCGGCAGCTCGCCTTCCCCGTCCTCTACGCCAGCCTGATGGGCCTCTTGGTCTTGGCCATCGGCGCCTGCAACGTGAGCAGCATGCGGCATCTCTACGGCATGGCCCGGCGGCAACCCCGACGTggacccccccccgccaccgccccgcgcATGGAGGAGCTCGACCACCTCATCCTGCTGGGGCTCATGACCGTCCTCTTCACCATCTGCTCCCTGCCGCTCATC ATCCGGGCGTACATGGGGGCCTTTGCCGCCGATTTCAACGAGGACGCTGACCTCAGCGCCCTGCGGTTTCTCTCCGTGAACTCCATCGTGGACCCCTGGGTCTTCATCATCTTCCGCACCTCCGTCTTCCGCACGTTCGTCCGCAGGGTTTGCCGGAGGTTGAATTCCCGGAAAGCCACCCTGAAAGGACCCGACCTGGGGGGGGACAACCAGTTCTGTCCCCTGGGCTGGCGCAGGACAGACCCCCCCCAGCGCGGCTTCCCCTGA